In Pseudochaenichthys georgianus chromosome 6, fPseGeo1.2, whole genome shotgun sequence, a single window of DNA contains:
- the cdkn1bb gene encoding LOW QUALITY PROTEIN: cyclin dependent kinase inhibitor 1Bb (The sequence of the model RefSeq protein was modified relative to this genomic sequence to represent the inferred CDS: deleted 1 base in 1 codon), with translation MSDVRLSNGSPTLERTDSRVVGSPETVACRSLFGSLDHEELKRDLKGHLREMEEAATAKWGFDFSNHTPLSHGRLEWEVVDSRDVPSFYNRQPRREKSVCSAGNNVDLNGNHHCVVVSEDTDRADGQMECTEQCTGLRKRPACHEPSAQNKRSHSSSEEVTCPSLSHSTEKTPRKTSPKRQT, from the exons ATGTCAGATGTTCGACTATCAAACGGGAGC CCCACGCTGGAGCGGACGGACTCGCGGGTTGTCGGATCACCCGAAACCGTCGCCTGCAGAAGCCTCTTCGGCTCGCTGGATCACGAAGAGTTAAAGAGGGATTTAAAGGGACACTTGCGGGAGATGGAAGAAGCTGCCACCGCCAAGTGGGGCTTCGACTTCTCTAATCACACGCCGCTGTCTCACGGCAGGCTTGAGTGGGAGGTAGTGGATAGCAGAGACGTGCCGAGTTTCTACAACCGGCAGCCGCGGAGGGAGAAGAGCGTCTGCTCCGCCGGGAATAATGTGGATCTAAACGGGAACCATCACTGTGTTGTGGTGTCCGAAGACACGGACAGGGCAGACGGGCAGATGGAGTGCACGGAGCAGTGCACCGGGCTGAGGAAAAGACCTGCATGCCACG AGCCCTCGGCCCAGAATAAGAGGTCACACAGCAGCTCAGAGGAGGTTACTTGTCCAAGTCTGAGCCACTCGACAGAAAAAACACCCAGAAAAACCAGTCCCAAGAGGCAAACgtga